The DNA region GTTTGGATTTTGTTTTTCTTCTTCCAGGGAGATCCCATCATTAGGCTTATCGTTATTGAACTGATCTTTCCAGGGCCCGGTTTGTTTATACCACAAGGCCATGCCTTTGCCTGTATCGCTTTTGTACCATTCAAAAGCTTCCCTGTCGGGAATTTCATTGGCATCGGTAGCGCCAAAATTTGCCGTAGTGCCGGTCATGCCCAACTCCTGCCCATAATAAATGGATGGGATGCCGCCTATCAGCAGGTTAAAAGCGCAGCCAACTTTCATTTTTGCCAAATCGCCTTTTACAGCATAGCTAAAGCGGGGCACATCATGATTTTCGATAAAAACCACCTGTTGCTTGCCGGGAGGCAGCATGGCCAGTGTTGAATCGGCATTGGCTAAAAGTAGCCTTTTATCAAACGACCGGATAGCAAAACACAGCCGTAACCCAAATACCCGGTCAACACCTCCATGTTCCAGATATTCGGTACCAAGACTAAACCAGTTGGCTTGTTCGGCAACTATTTTAATTTTAGGGTTGATGGCTTTTAGTTTGGTTAGCAAAGGGTTCCAGAAAGTATCGAATAAGTGTGGAAGGCGACCTTTGTTATCCAGGTCGTCCATCATATGATCAAGCCGGAAACCATCTACCCCGTCATCAAATTTACCATCGCCGTTGGGGTCTATCCAGTAGCTGAACAATTTTAGATTATAAGCATTTGAAGCATCGCTGTTGAGGTTTGCTGTCGTTATTTTGCGGGATACGCTGTCATAACCTGTTAGTCCGCTGAGGTTATATACTATGGTTGATGGCTTTTTGTTGTCCTTGTCATCCCATAAAATATAATCGCTGTATGGCGATTTTGGGTTTCCGAAGGCCTCCTTCCACCAGCGGGAGTCTTCAGTTACATACTGGGTTTCCATATCCATATAAAATTTCATCCCCCGGCGGTGCAGCTCTTTGATCAGTTTAAGGTAGTCGGCGAGGGAGCCATATTTCGGGTCGATCTTTTCAAAATCAATAGCAAAGTAATTATGATAAAAAACAGATTGATAAAGCGGGGTAAGCAATATAGACGTAACCCCGAGGTCCTGCAAATAATCAAGCTTTTGGCGGACGCCATTCAGGTCGCCGTGATAATCGCCATTACTATCGTAAAAACTTCGCTGAAATATATGGTAAATAATTTCGTTGTTGCCCGGCACACCCGTTTGAGCATTAACGCCGGGGGGAATTAAGCCAAACAATAAACAGCCCAGGATAAAAAGCTTATTTAGTTTCATGGTTTTTATAATTGGAGTTTAAAGTAACGCAAAGGGTTGACTATTAACAATAACTACAGGTGTGAAAAACTGGTGTATTTTATCCGGCAGCCCTTCAAAAACATTA from Mucilaginibacter sp. SJ includes:
- a CDS encoding alpha-amylase family glycosyl hydrolase; translation: MKLNKLFILGCLLFGLIPPGVNAQTGVPGNNEIIYHIFQRSFYDSNGDYHGDLNGVRQKLDYLQDLGVTSILLTPLYQSVFYHNYFAIDFEKIDPKYGSLADYLKLIKELHRRGMKFYMDMETQYVTEDSRWWKEAFGNPKSPYSDYILWDDKDNKKPSTIVYNLSGLTGYDSVSRKITTANLNSDASNAYNLKLFSYWIDPNGDGKFDDGVDGFRLDHMMDDLDNKGRLPHLFDTFWNPLLTKLKAINPKIKIVAEQANWFSLGTEYLEHGGVDRVFGLRLCFAIRSFDKRLLLANADSTLAMLPPGKQQVVFIENHDVPRFSYAVKGDLAKMKVGCAFNLLIGGIPSIYYGQELGMTGTTANFGATDANEIPDREAFEWYKSDTGKGMALWYKQTGPWKDQFNNDKPNDGISLEEEKQNPNSLWNYYKRMIAIRKANPAFIDGSYKTINNDNDHVFTFMRKDAGQTILVAINLSDKETGANIDANGNTLNIIGDAKPVAKGGKLAVNLPAFGVGAWELK